Proteins encoded together in one Sander lucioperca isolate FBNREF2018 chromosome 17, SLUC_FBN_1.2, whole genome shotgun sequence window:
- the LOC116039875 gene encoding endochitinase A-like produces MKTIRVLVLLLLASVHVFTPVLSSDQETAPANTTLPTTTQTATTSAPALAEASTTSAAASTTAAPSATPSTTTAAASTTAPAAVAASTTAPAASTTQKVMAAPTAAPKAAATSAAHVSTPALSDASNNNTPVNGSVNPRSYNQESGNHSETQTGSKSHDDTEYFFDTNEGRQAGSDDKVPPKADKRLWWIVLPALLVGAAAAIVLKFKCKKIHDHTETIDTGTENASFQSRPESTKDGVMLLGVKSSGGEENAAAR; encoded by the exons ATGAAGACCATCAGGGTTCTTGTCCTCCTCCTGCTAGCATCTGTCCATGTCTTCACACCAG TTTTATCATCAGATCAGGAAACAGCACCAGCAAACACAACGTTGCCAACAA caacacaaacagcaacaacatcAGCACCAGCATTGGCAGAAGCCTCAACAACATCAGCAGCAGCCTCAACAACAGCAGCACCATCAGCAACACcctcaacaacaacagcagcagcctcaACAACAGcaccagcagcagtagcagcctCAACAACAGCACCAGCAGCCTCAACAACCCAAAAGGTCATGGCAGCACCAACAGCAGCACCAAAAGCAGCAGCAACATCAGCAGCCCATGTATCTACCCCTGCTCTTTCTGATGccagcaacaacaaca CTCCAGTAAATGGCTCTGTGAACCCAAGATCTTACAACCAGGAGTCAGGAAACCACTCTGAGACCCAAACTGGGTCTAAAA GTCATGATGACACTGAATATTTTTTTGACACAAATGAAG GTCGTCAGGCTGGCAGTGATgacaaagtcccccccaaagcaG ACAAAAGGCTGTGGTGGATTGTGTTGCCTGCCCTCCTGGTtggagctgctgctgccatTGTGCTCAAATTCAAATGCAAGAAGATCCATGATCACACAG AAACCATTGATACTGGAACTGAAAA CGCATCTTTCCAGAGCAGACCCGAAAGCACTAAAGATGGTGTCATGCTCCTCGGAGTGAAGTCATCAGGCGGAGAAGAAAATG CTGCTgcgagataa
- the LOC116039935 gene encoding DNA damage-inducible transcript 4-like protein has product MVATSTLKTKSSECISELVDRRYDQACIEKELDFWDHCVAEPQRNADVTEDRTCQQLAKMFENCLSRAKKTTLHCSSVLVPEKLTRRIAHEVLRLASCEPCGLRGCVLYIHLELDKGCKQLERIVYDATVVPTFELTLVFKQDGTAWPSLRDFLFMGTCFAPTFRHVLKLSPGFRLVKKKLYSSSAGTVVEEC; this is encoded by the exons ATGGTCGCCACAAGCACATTGAAGACGAAAAGCAGCGAATGTATTTCCGAATTGGTTGACCGAAGATATGACCAGGCTTGCATTGAGAAAG AACTGGATTTCTGGGATCACTGCGTGGCTGAACCCCAAAGGAATGCAGATGTCACTGAAGACAGAACCTGTCAACAGCTGGCCAAGATGTTTGAAAACTGCCTGTCACGAGCTAAGAAGACAACGCTGCACTGCTCCTCTGTGCTGGTACCAGAGAAGCTCACACGGAGAATAGCTCATGAGGTCCTGCGGCTGGCATCTTGCGAGCCCTGCGGCCTGCGTGGCTGTGTACTCTACATCCACCTGGAGCTGGACAAGGGCTGCAAGCAGCTGGAGCGCATCGTGTACGATGCCACCGTGGTTCCCACATTTGAGTTGACTCTTGTTTTCAAGCAAGATGGCACAGCCTGGCCCAGCCTACGGGACTTCCTCTTTATGGGAACCTGCTTTGCCCCGACTTTCAGGCACGTACTTAAACTGAGTCCAGGTTTCCGGCTTGTCAAGAAAAAACTGTACTCATCCTCGGCTGGTACCGTGGTAGAGGAGTGCTAA